The Maledivibacter sp. genomic interval AGAGTTTTGGGGTACCATACTTGTCTCCATTTGTATATAACATGTCTATAAAGGATTTAAAGGATACCTTTATAAGGGCACCTTTACACAAAATGAAGCGTAGACCTGAATACATAGCCAAAAACGATAAAGATAAGCTTGTAAATCACTTTAGTAGAGATTATTTAAAGAAGGGTGAAGATGATAGTGGATAGAAATAATGATGCCATTATGAGCAATCAACTATATTCTATTTTAGTAACTAGTATAATAGGAATAGGAATTTTGTCATTACCTAGGGCTCTTGCCACAAAGGCTGGACCAGATAGCCTTATCGTATTACTTATAGGGAGCATAGCATTTTTGATTATAGCACTATTGATGGAAAAACTAGTGATGAAGTTTCCTCGAAAAACTATGATTGAGATTAGTGATTCCATTCTCTTCAAACCCATGGGTCTGATAATTGGGTTTATATATTTTATGTATATGTTCCTAATCACAGCATTAGAAGTTAGGGCATTTGCTGAAATAACTAAGAATTTTCTATTATTAAATACACCTATCGAAGTGATAATCATAACCTTTTTAGTTTCGGTAGCCTATTTAGTTAGAAGCGGGATTGAATCAATAGCTAGACTCTCGGTGATAGTACTTCCATTATCCATATTTCCCGCTATAATCGTAATGCTCGTATCTATACGTGATTTAGATTTCACATATTTTTTACCTATACTGAGAACACCACTGCCAGATCTAATGAATGCTATACCACAGGTGTTTTTTAGTTTTTTAGGTTTTGAATTTATTTTGTATCTAGGTTTTTTTGTAAAGGATACAAAGAATTTAAAGAAAACAGCCGTATCTACCATAGGCTTCATTTCCATAGTATACTTTATCTTTACTGCAGTAACCATCGCAAGATTTGGCATTGCAGAAAATAAAAGTCTTATTTGGCCCGTAGTGACGCTTTTCAAGAGTGTCGATTTACCAGGTACTTTACTTGAGAATGTAGAGGTCGTGATAATGTCTACATGGCTTCTATCCGTATTTATG includes:
- a CDS encoding spore germination protein — protein: MDRNNDAIMSNQLYSILVTSIIGIGILSLPRALATKAGPDSLIVLLIGSIAFLIIALLMEKLVMKFPRKTMIEISDSILFKPMGLIIGFIYFMYMFLITALEVRAFAEITKNFLLLNTPIEVIIITFLVSVAYLVRSGIESIARLSVIVLPLSIFPAIIVMLVSIRDLDFTYFLPILRTPLPDLMNAIPQVFFSFLGFEFILYLGFFVKDTKNLKKTAVSTIGFISIVYFIFTAVTIARFGIAENKSLIWPVVTLFKSVDLPGTLLENVEVVIMSTWLLSVFMTVCVAYYGATFLLSRIVKSREHNYLALFLLPLIYMLSLIPENIVQVGDYLDQYANNFGMIVGFIIPVFLFLVSFFRRKPKKGRKKNA